Proteins encoded together in one Sulfitobacter pontiacus window:
- the cobN gene encoding cobaltochelatase subunit CobN: MHVVFRESHGLDQSDLPQDLGQTPADLVVLSFSDSDLGAFAAGWHRAEGGLPSLRLANLVALKHPLSVDTYAEQTLAGAKAVLVRLIGGESYWPYGLATLQDMARKQQIALAVLPADGQPDPRLDALSTLPHSTLRRLQHLCDTGGAVAAQAALAQLSLAAGLYAGPAKGAKTVPEAGFYRPHTGVIPAPEPSDKPRAIVTFYRSYLTAADTDPVDALITALDARGFDAVGLFAPSLKGDTAPWIAQQIARLDPAVIVNATAFSAQRGPDEPSVLGASDCPVVQVALSTARRRDWAESERGLSPTDLAMHVVLPEVDGRLFGGVVSFKQPGKRDEALQYSRFAHRADANRVDFIADRVQRLHQLGVQDNAAKSVGVVLSTYPGKGWNMAHALGLDALASLRVMTAQLAAQGYDVDAGDFADTQTVASRLCTETLRWPLAAYEAALAKLPQALRDDLTDSWGAPQDDPLFHDGAFCFPALRSGKLLVALQPERGALAERDDDYHDLSRTPRPGYVAFYLWLQQQADAMVHVGAHGTLEWLPGKSVALSDACWPEALIGPMPVIYPFIVNDPGEAAQAKRRIGAVTVGHMPPPLVTSKLPDAFGRLERLLDEYSTADGLDPARRDRLIADIRAEAQGRGVEQDLGLDANASAAEALTRIDRFVCDIKETQYGDGLHVFGAGDHGTSEVDGLIAALSARFVPPGPSGSPYRGRSDVRPTGRNLFTTDPRAVPSRAAYTQGVKLAEELLRKHLQDHGDWPKGLVMDMWGSATIRTAGEEFAMALHLAGLSPRWDDGSDRVSGFDILPLALLNRPRIDVTLRVSGLFRDMFPGLAQLFEAAIAKLAERPETAADNPYLVQTPRVFGPRPGSYGLGIGTAMDDYSDEARTAAGEAWLAASSYAIDARGEITYARDALETQLTRADSFVHLQDLPETDLLMAEDYAAHEAGFAAAMQRLGKGGAAALYHLDATRPDQPRARTLTEELARVVRARAANPDWATGMMAHGFRGAAEIAATLDHLAAFAHLAGVVPDHLFDAMFDATLGRDDLVDFMQDANPQALAALRARFDALHRAGLWTSRRNSVLAELGTPA; encoded by the coding sequence ATGCATGTCGTCTTTCGCGAAAGCCACGGACTGGACCAAAGCGATCTGCCCCAAGACCTGGGGCAGACGCCGGCGGATCTGGTGGTGCTGTCCTTTTCGGACAGTGATCTGGGGGCTTTCGCGGCGGGCTGGCATCGTGCGGAAGGGGGCTTGCCGTCGTTGCGGCTGGCCAATCTGGTCGCGCTGAAACATCCGTTGTCGGTCGATACCTATGCCGAACAGACCCTTGCAGGGGCCAAGGCGGTATTGGTGCGGCTGATCGGGGGCGAAAGCTATTGGCCTTACGGGCTGGCGACCTTGCAGGATATGGCGCGCAAACAGCAGATCGCGCTGGCGGTGCTGCCTGCGGACGGCCAACCCGACCCGCGGCTCGACGCACTGTCGACGCTGCCGCATTCGACGTTAAGACGCTTGCAACATCTGTGCGATACGGGCGGGGCGGTGGCTGCGCAGGCGGCACTGGCGCAGCTGTCGCTGGCCGCAGGGCTTTACGCGGGGCCGGCCAAAGGGGCCAAGACCGTGCCCGAGGCGGGGTTCTACCGCCCCCACACCGGTGTGATCCCCGCGCCGGAACCATCTGACAAGCCGCGCGCCATTGTGACCTTCTACCGGTCCTATTTGACGGCTGCCGATACCGATCCTGTGGATGCGCTGATCACCGCACTCGACGCGCGCGGCTTTGACGCCGTGGGGCTCTTCGCGCCCAGCCTCAAGGGGGACACCGCGCCGTGGATCGCGCAGCAGATCGCCCGGCTTGATCCGGCGGTGATCGTGAACGCCACCGCTTTCTCCGCCCAGCGCGGGCCGGATGAACCCTCGGTCCTGGGCGCATCGGATTGCCCCGTGGTGCAGGTCGCCCTATCGACCGCGCGTCGGCGCGATTGGGCCGAATCAGAGCGCGGGCTGTCGCCCACCGATCTGGCGATGCATGTCGTCTTGCCCGAGGTGGATGGCCGTCTGTTCGGCGGTGTCGTCAGCTTTAAGCAGCCCGGCAAACGGGACGAGGCGCTGCAATACAGCCGTTTCGCCCATCGCGCCGACGCGAACCGCGTGGATTTTATCGCCGATCGCGTGCAGCGCTTGCACCAGCTAGGGGTGCAGGACAACGCGGCAAAGTCTGTGGGGGTGGTGCTGTCCACCTACCCCGGCAAAGGTTGGAACATGGCCCATGCGCTGGGGTTGGATGCGCTGGCTTCGTTGCGGGTGATGACAGCGCAACTGGCGGCACAGGGCTATGACGTGGATGCGGGGGACTTTGCCGATACGCAAACGGTTGCCAGCCGTCTTTGCACCGAAACGCTCCGCTGGCCGCTGGCCGCGTATGAGGCCGCGCTTGCAAAGCTGCCACAGGCGTTGCGCGATGACCTGACCGACAGCTGGGGCGCGCCGCAGGATGATCCGCTGTTTCACGACGGGGCGTTCTGTTTTCCGGCGCTGCGCAGTGGCAAGCTGCTGGTCGCCTTGCAACCCGAACGCGGGGCGCTGGCCGAACGGGATGATGACTATCACGACCTGAGCCGCACGCCGCGCCCGGGCTATGTCGCCTTCTATCTGTGGCTGCAACAGCAGGCGGATGCGATGGTGCATGTCGGGGCCCATGGCACGCTGGAATGGCTGCCGGGCAAATCCGTCGCCCTGTCTGACGCCTGCTGGCCCGAGGCGCTGATCGGCCCGATGCCGGTGATCTATCCCTTTATCGTCAATGACCCCGGCGAGGCCGCGCAGGCCAAACGCCGTATCGGGGCCGTGACCGTGGGCCATATGCCTCCCCCGTTGGTGACATCGAAACTGCCCGATGCATTCGGACGGTTGGAACGGCTGCTGGATGAATACTCGACCGCGGACGGGCTGGACCCTGCGCGGCGCGACCGGCTGATCGCCGATATCCGAGCCGAGGCGCAGGGCCGCGGGGTTGAACAGGACCTCGGCCTAGATGCCAACGCCAGCGCGGCAGAGGCGCTGACCCGCATCGACCGCTTCGTCTGCGACATCAAGGAAACGCAATATGGCGACGGGCTGCATGTCTTTGGCGCGGGCGATCATGGGACGAGCGAGGTCGACGGGCTGATCGCGGCGCTGTCTGCGCGGTTTGTGCCCCCCGGCCCGTCGGGGTCCCCCTATCGCGGGCGCAGCGATGTGCGGCCCACGGGGCGCAACCTGTTTACCACCGATCCACGGGCCGTGCCGTCGCGCGCGGCCTATACCCAAGGGGTGAAGCTGGCCGAAGAATTGTTGCGCAAGCATTTGCAGGATCACGGCGACTGGCCCAAGGGGTTGGTCATGGACATGTGGGGCTCTGCCACCATCCGCACGGCGGGCGAGGAGTTTGCCATGGCGCTGCATCTGGCGGGTCTGTCCCCCCGCTGGGATGACGGCAGCGACCGTGTGAGCGGGTTCGACATTCTGCCGCTTGCGTTGTTGAACCGTCCGCGCATTGACGTGACTCTGCGGGTGTCCGGCCTGTTCCGCGATATGTTCCCCGGTCTGGCGCAGCTGTTTGAGGCCGCAATTGCCAAGCTGGCAGAGCGTCCCGAAACGGCTGCTGATAACCCCTATCTGGTGCAGACCCCGCGTGTCTTTGGCCCGCGCCCGGGATCCTATGGCTTGGGGATCGGCACCGCGATGGACGATTATTCCGACGAGGCTCGCACAGCGGCGGGCGAGGCGTGGCTGGCTGCGTCGTCCTACGCGATCGACGCGCGCGGAGAGATCACCTATGCCCGCGACGCGCTTGAGACGCAGCTGACGCGGGCCGATAGTTTCGTGCACCTGCAAGACCTGCCCGAGACCGATCTGCTGATGGCAGAGGATTACGCCGCCCATGAAGCCGGCTTTGCCGCCGCGATGCAGCGTTTGGGCAAGGGCGGGGCTGCCGCGCTGTACCATCTGGATGCCACCCGCCCCGACCAGCCTCGTGCCCGCACCCTGACCGAGGAGCTCGCCCGTGTGGTGCGCGCTCGTGCCGCCAACCCCGATTGGGCCACTGGCATGATGGCGCATGGTTTCCGCGGTGCCGCCGAGATTGCCGCGACACTGGATCACCTTGCCGCCTTTGCGCATCTGGCAGGCGTCGTGCCGGACCATCTGTTCGACGCCATGTTCGATGCCACGCTGGGGCGCGATGATCTGGTCGACTTCATGCAGGACGCCAACCCGCAAGCACTTGCTGCGTTGCGCGCGCGGTTTGATGCGCTGCACCGGGCGGGGCTTTGGACGTCGCGCCGCAACTCTGTCCTTGCCGAATTGGGCACCCCCGCATGA